One genomic region from Hoeflea algicola encodes:
- a CDS encoding pentapeptide repeat-containing protein yields the protein MIAIAVASVACFTPFAHAFSETDLEKVVALQECNGCDLSEAYLEAMVLQDMELAGANLSDAHLTNSNFDFSNMKGANLSGADLTKSRLGKVHLVKADLTNANLEGAWLQEASFVAANLTNANLKGAWLEGASFAFADLTGANLEGGWADRRLIRPTDFTMAKFCKTTWIDGTIKNKDC from the coding sequence TTGATCGCCATTGCCGTTGCCAGCGTGGCCTGTTTTACGCCTTTTGCCCACGCATTCAGCGAGACCGATCTGGAGAAGGTGGTAGCGTTGCAGGAGTGCAACGGATGCGATCTTTCAGAGGCCTACCTGGAAGCAATGGTTTTACAAGACATGGAACTCGCCGGTGCAAACCTGTCGGACGCACATCTCACCAACTCGAATTTCGATTTTTCGAACATGAAGGGTGCGAATTTGAGTGGCGCCGACCTTACAAAATCCAGGCTAGGGAAAGTCCATCTGGTCAAGGCAGATCTGACCAACGCCAACCTTGAAGGCGCATGGCTGCAGGAAGCCTCCTTTGTCGCTGCCAACCTGACCAATGCCAACCTTAAAGGTGCATGGCTGGAAGGAGCATCTTTCGCATTTGCCGACCTGACTGGCGCCAATCTGGAAGGTGGATGGGCAGACCGGAGATTGATCCGGCCAACGGATTTCACCATGGCAAAGTTTTGCAAAACGACATGGATAGACGGGACGATCAAGAACAAGGACTGCTGA
- a CDS encoding DUF599 domain-containing protein: MTNYDYMALAWFTFAWIGFAALTDGRIQTKRMSLTSAMNHHRKVWMRTAAHRDLRMIDTAIIAGLQNGTAFFASTTIFAIGGCFALLGATEQVLEVADDLPIPLVADRGAFEIKVFGLIAIFAYAFFKYGWSYRLFNYTSILFGAIPMKDERSDDHTALEKAADRAAAVNTLAGRHFNGGLRATFMSMGYLGWFAGPWMFLGTTTLVILVLLRRQFFSAARSAVLVETSSS; the protein is encoded by the coding sequence ATGACCAATTACGATTATATGGCGCTTGCTTGGTTTACCTTTGCCTGGATAGGATTCGCGGCACTGACCGACGGTCGCATTCAGACCAAGCGCATGAGCCTGACAAGCGCCATGAACCACCACCGCAAGGTATGGATGAGGACTGCTGCTCATCGCGATCTGCGTATGATAGACACGGCGATCATCGCCGGGCTGCAGAACGGCACAGCGTTTTTTGCCTCGACAACGATTTTCGCCATCGGCGGCTGTTTTGCTTTGCTGGGCGCCACCGAGCAGGTTCTGGAAGTCGCCGACGATTTGCCGATACCGCTGGTCGCCGACCGTGGCGCCTTCGAGATCAAGGTGTTCGGGCTGATCGCGATTTTCGCCTATGCGTTTTTCAAATATGGCTGGTCGTACCGGTTGTTTAATTACACCTCGATCCTGTTTGGGGCGATCCCGATGAAGGACGAGCGGAGCGACGATCACACCGCTCTCGAGAAGGCTGCTGATCGGGCGGCGGCCGTCAACACCCTGGCCGGGCGCCATTTCAACGGCGGACTGAGAGCAACCTTCATGTCGATGGGCTATCTCGGCTGGTTTGCCGGACCGTGGATGTTTTTGGGCACGACCACGCTGGTCATTCTGGTGCTGCTCAGGCGGCAATTCTTTTCTGCTGCGCGCAGCGCCGTACTCGTGGAGACCTCCTCATCTTGA